One Cucurbita pepo subsp. pepo cultivar mu-cu-16 chromosome LG07, ASM280686v2, whole genome shotgun sequence genomic region harbors:
- the LOC111798716 gene encoding lon protease homolog 1, mitochondrial-like gives MLKVVNSSCFRSRFHSLAPSLRPAAESESPLVRVLGSLRGLGGRNTRLSGRAFFCSDASDGSQPVVEIDAKVEEAGAEDAESKSTSAIIPTNPRPEDYMTVLALPLPHRPLFPGFYMPIYVKDPKLLAALQESRRRQAPYAGTFLLKDEPGTDPSLVSGTETEKNISDLKGKELYDRLHEVGTLAQISSIQGDQVVLIGHRRLRITEMVSEEPLTVKVDHLKDKPYNKDDDVIKATSFEVISTLRDVLKTSSLWRDHVQTYTQHIGDFNFPRLADFGAAISGANKLQCQEVLEELDVYKRLKLTLELLKKEMEINKIQESIAKAIEEKISGEQRRYLLNEQLKAIKKELGLETDDKTALSAKFRERLEPNKDKCPPHVAQVIEEELTKLQLLEASSSEFNVTRNYLDWLTALPWGVYSDENFDVLGAQKILDEDHYGLTDVKERILEFIAVGKLRGTSQGKIICLSGPPGVGKTSIGRSIARALNRKFFRFSVGGLADVAEIKGHRRTYIGAMPGKMVQCLKNVGTANPLVLIDEIDKLGRGGHAGDPASALLELLDPEQNANFLDHYLDVPIDLSKVLFVCTANVVEMIPNPLLDRMEVIAIAGYITDEKMHIARDYLEKATREACGIKPEQVEVTDAALLGLIENYCREAGVRNLQKHIEKIYRKIALQLVRQGASDEPAPAEVVESNEEKVELLDESSQNSGSEIQSDSELIKVSSQEQKAESKMSGDLLADDSHPNQPVDAKDESEVTNEIEKVLVDSSNLSVYVGKPVFHADRIYDQTPVGVVMGLAWTAMGGSTLYIETTQVEQGDGKGALHITGQLGDVMKESAQIAHTLSRAILLEKEPDNPFFANTKLHLHVPAGATPKDGPSAGCTMITSLLSLAMKKPVKKDLAMTGEVTLTGKILPIGGVKEKTIAARRSGVKTIIFPSANRRDFDELASNVKEGLEVHFVDEYSQIFNLAFEDK, from the exons ATGTTGAAGGTTGTGAACTCCTCATGCTTTCGGAGCCGGTTCCACAGCCTGGCTCCGAGTCTCCGGCCGGCAGCCGAATCGGAATCGCCTCTGGTTAGGGTTCTTGGGTCTCTCAGAGGGTTGGGTGGGAGAAACACGAGGTTGAGTGGTCGGGCGTTTTTTTGCTCCGATGCCAGTGATGGGTCGCAACCGGTGGTTGAAATCGACGCTAAGGTGGAGGAGGCAGGGGCGGAGGATGCTGAGTCGAAATCTACGTCTGCTATCATTCCGACGAATCCTCGGCCGGAGGACTATATGACG GTTTTGGCGCTGCCATTGCCACACAGGCCATTATTTCCTGGATTCTACATGCCAATTTATGTGAAG GATCCTAAACTATTGGCCGCTCTGCAAGAAAGCAGAAGAAGGCAAGCTCCGTATGCCGGTACGTTCCTTCTTAAGGATGAACCAGGAACTGATCCTAGTTTAGTATCTGGAACGGAgacagaaaaaaatattagtgaTTTGAAAGGTAAAGAATTATATGATAGGCTTCATGAAGTTGGCACCCTTGCTCAG ATTTCAAGTATCCAAGGAGACCAGGTGGTGCTTATTGGTCACAGGAGACTCCGAATTACAGAGATG GTTAGCGAGGAGCCCCTAACTGTGAAAGTTGATCATCTCAAG GATAAACCTTATAACAAGGATGATGATGTTATAAAGGCAACTTCATTTGAGGTTATATCTACCCTAAGGGACGTTTTAAAGACCAGTTCCCTATGGAGGGATCATGTTCAAACATACACCCAG CATATTGGCGATTTCAATTTTCCAAGATTAGCAGATTTTGGGGCAGCAATATCTGGagcaaataaattacaatgcCAGGAGGTGCTTGAAGAATTAGAC GTGTATAAACGATTAAAACTTACACTTGAGTTATTGAAGAAGGAGATGGAAATAAACAAGATTCAG GAATCTATAGCGAAGGCTATTGAGGAGAAAATAAGTGGTGAGCAACGTCGTTACTTGTTGAACGAGCAACTTAAAGCCATTAAAAAG GAGCTTGGACTTGAGACAGATGACAAAACAGCTCTTTCAG CAAAGTTTAGGGAAAGACTTGAACCAAACAAAGACAAATGTCCCCCACACGTGGCGCAAGTCATAGAAGAAGAGCTTACAAAACTGCAGCTATTGGAGGCCAGTTCGAGTGAGTTTAATGTTACACGAAACTATCTGGACTGGTTGACTGCACTTCCTTGGGGAGTTTACAG TGATGAGAATTTTGATGTCCTCGGTGCACAAAAAATCCTAGATGAAGATCATTATGGATTAACTGATGTCAAGGAAAGAATCCTCGAGTTTATTGCTGTTGGAAAGCTCAGAGGGACTTCACAAG GAAAAATCATTTGTCTCTCTGGTCCACCTGGAGTGGGGAAAACTAGCATTGGTCGCTCAATTGCCCGGGCCTTAAATCGTAAATTCTTCCGATTTTCAGTTGGAGGATTAGCTGATGTTGCGGAAATTAAG GGTCATCGGCGAACCTATATTGGTGCAATGCCAGGAAAGATGGTGCAGTGTCTTAAAAATGTTGGAACTGCTAATCCTCTTGTCCTGATTGATGAGATAGACAAG CTTGGAAGAGGAGGTCATGCTGGAGATCCCGCTAGTGCTTTGTTGGAGCTTCTTGATCCTGAGCAGAATGCTAACTTTTTGGACCATTATCTTGACGTTCCAATTGACCTTTCAAAG GTTCTTTTTGTCTGCACGGCGAATGTTGTTGAAATGATACCGAATCCTCTTCTCGATAGGATGGAAGTCATTGCCATTGCTGGATATATTACCGATGAGAAGATGCACATTGCAAGAGACTACTTGGAGAAAGCTACACGCGAAGCGTGTGGTATTAAACCTGAACAG GTCGAAGTGACTGATGCGGCCCTTCTTGGTCTCATCGAAAACTACTGTCGAGAAGCAGGGGTCAGAAATCTCCAGAAGCACATTGAAAAGATCTATCGTAAG ATTGCTCTTCAGCTTGTAAGACAAGGAGCATCAGATGAACCTGCACCAGCGGAGGTTGTTGAATCTAATGAAGAGAAAGTCGAACTCTTAGATGAATCGAGTCAAAACAGTGGAAGTGAAATTCAGAGTGATAGTGAATTGATCAAAGTAAGTAGCCAAGAACAGAAGGCTGAATCGAAGATGTCGGGTGATCTTCTAGCCGATGATTCGCATCCCAATCAACCTGTGGATGCCAAg GATGAATCAGAAGTCACCAATGAAATTGAGAAAGTCCTTGTTGACTCGTCAAATCTATCTGTTTATGTGGGGAAACCAGTTTTCCATGCAGACCGAATTTATGACCAGACACCGGTCGGAGTTGTGATGGGGCTTGCTTGGACCGCCATGGGAGGCTCCACTCTCTACATAGAAACTACTCAAGTTGAGCAAGGAGATGGGAAAGGGGCGCTTCATATAACTGGGCAGCTTGGAGATGTCATGAAAGAAAGTGCACAAATTGCTCACACACTTTCCCGAGCGATATTGCTCGAAAAAGAACCAGATAACCCCTTCTTTGCAAATACCAAGCTTCACCTTCACGTTCCTGCTGGAGCAACGCCCAAGGACGGGCCAAGTGCTGGCTGCACCATGATAACATCTCTGTTGTCACTTGCCATGAAGAAGCCTGTCAAAAAGGATCTTGCCATGACTGGAGAAGTAACTTTGACTGGAAAAATTCTCCCAATTGGTGGG GTGAAGGAGAAAACAATAGCTGCAAGAAGAAGTGGGGTAAAGACAATAATATTCCCTTCAGCAAACAGGAGGGACTTCGATGAGCTTGCTTCAAATGTGAAAGAAGGTCTTGAAGTTCATTTTGTGGATGAGTACAGCCAGATATTCAACCTGGCATTTGaggataaataa
- the LOC111798060 gene encoding uncharacterized protein LOC111798060: MSSSSVITPEDVLESLMNDGTIDSLRLKIINQLKANEELKNTTIKMVEQSKVLNTPGAEKQTKRELFDALRQELEAPVLEKASKSVWELILDNGGLGKEINDTVEKVFCRLSGKEPPLFPPENGDIPSVKETENDKGKGKEPEDDYHKEKSQPLRKRSFIDMNGKDENNVVDGAGENLAATEEHSRSP; encoded by the exons ATGAGTTCGTCTTCAGTAATCACTCCAGAAGATGTGTTGGAGTCGCTGATGAATGATGGTACTATCGATTCTCTTAGGTTGAAGATCATCAACCAGCTCAAAGCCAAT GAGGAGCTTAAGAACACCACCATTAAAATGGTAGAACAGAGCAAAGTCCTCAACACGCCTGGGGCAGAGAAACAGACCAAAAGAGAGTTATTTGATGCTCTTCGACAGGAACTCGA AGCACCCGTGCTTGAGAAAGCCTCTAAATCTGTTTGGGAATTGATTTTGGACAACGGTGGATTGGGCAAAGAAATAAACGACACAGTCGAAAAAGTATTTTGTCGACTGAGTGGCAAGGAACCTCCATTGTTTCCTCCTGAAAATGGGGATATCCCATCGGTCAAAGAAACTGAGAACGACAAAGGGAAGGGAAAAGAACCTGAAGATGATTATCACAAGGAGAAATCACAACCTCTTAGGAAAAGGAGTTTCATTGACATGAATGGCAAAGACGAAAACAATGTCGTAGATGGAGCTGGGGAAAATCTAGCTGCAACTGAGGAACATAGTAGGTCACCTTAG
- the LOC111798077 gene encoding RNA pseudouridine synthase 1, translating to MADSSKPVTGENYPVPLSPPLPAISKNLELARAMAACSKSSLFSLSACDVIYEDEWLIVVNKPQGVYCESVLASVPLFLGDSAMAGAQSGEIKISLPELHLANRLDRDTSGVMVITKSHKVASKLVKAFTDHKVSKSYIAFCVGSAPKWKKIIVKSGHGRSKFGVWRVYAAADVGRSLPGGSVVRDMETSFEVLSVNGQSTKEELPESRKDEEEEEETIVAQSKSLIDVDARKDEILIRARPRSGRTHQIRLHSQYLGIPIVGDVKYEGVTEWNGKIYDSHELHAESLYFVHPVTDIPLKLQAPLPSWATQALQPQQQEVNSAASLKPMP from the exons ATGGCGGACTCATCAAAGCCGGTGACCGGAGAGAATTACCCGGTGCCCCTCTCGCCTCCATTGCCGGCGATATCTAAGAACTTGGAGCTCGCCAGAGCCATGGCTGCCTGCTCTAAATCCAGCCTATTTTCTTTGTCAGCTTGCGATGTTATATACGAGGACGAGTGGCTCATTGTTGTCAATAAGCCTCAAGGGGTGTACTGTGAAAGCGTTTTGGCCTCTGTTCCTCTTTTTCTCGGCGATTCGGCTATGGCTGGTGCGCAGAGTGGAG AGATCAAAATCAGTCTGCCAGAGCTTCATCTTGCCAACCGCCTCGATCGTGACACGAGCGGGGTGATGGTTATAACAAAGTCGCATAAAGTTGCTTCTAAATTAGTGAAGGCATTTACTGACCACAAGGTTTCAAAATCATATATTGCCTTCTGCGTTGGCTCGGCtccaaaatggaaaaaaatcaTCGTCAAATCTGGTCATGGAAGGTCAAAGTTCGGAGTCTGGCGTGTCTATGCTGCAGCCGATGTGGGTCGCTCCTTACCGGGCGGTTCGGTAGTCCGAGacatggaaacctcttttgAAGTATTGTCTGTAAATGGACAAAGCACCAAAGAGGAACTTCCAGAATCTagaaaagatgaagaagaagaagaagaaacaattgTAGCCCAATCAAAGTCTCTGATAGATGTCGATGCTCGGAAAGACGAGATATTGATTCGAGCACGACCTCGGAGTGGAAGGACTCATCAAATCCGTCTTCACTCCCAATATCTTGGAATTCCTATAGTAGGAGATGTGAAATATGAAGGTGTTACGGAGTGGAATGGAAAAATTTATGATAGCCATGAGCTTCATGCTGAAAGCTTGTATTTTGTGCACCCTGTTACAGATATTCCTCTTAAACTGCAAGCTCCTCTACCATCATGGGCAACCCAAGCATTGCAGCCCCAACAGCAAGAAGTGAATTCTGCAGCATCCTTGAAACCTATGCCTTAA